Proteins encoded by one window of Luteimonas yindakuii:
- the msrB gene encoding peptide-methionine (R)-S-oxide reductase MsrB yields MSQFDLTPPTAEQRDALVAGLSADERRVLLQHGTEAPFCGVFLDNKREGVYCCRLCGLPLFRSSTKFDSGTGWPSFFAPYDEAHIARVRDTSHGMVRVEVVCARCDSHLGHVFPDGPPPTYERHCLNSVSLSFASSGDALADPLGRGETVAA; encoded by the coding sequence ATGAGCCAGTTCGACCTGACGCCTCCCACCGCCGAGCAGCGCGACGCGCTGGTCGCCGGCCTTTCCGCTGACGAACGCCGGGTGCTCCTGCAGCACGGCACCGAAGCGCCGTTCTGCGGGGTCTTCCTCGACAACAAGCGCGAAGGCGTCTACTGCTGCCGGCTATGCGGGTTGCCGCTGTTCCGCTCCAGCACCAAGTTCGATTCCGGCACCGGCTGGCCGAGCTTCTTCGCGCCCTACGACGAGGCGCATATCGCCCGCGTGCGTGACACCAGCCACGGGATGGTCCGCGTCGAGGTCGTGTGCGCGCGCTGCGACAGCCATCTCGGCCATGTGTTTCCGGATGGTCCGCCGCCGACGTACGAGCGTCATTGCCTCAACTCGGTGTCGCTGTCGTTCGCGAGCAGTGGCGATGCGTTGGCGGACCCGCTCGGTCGCGGCGAGACCGTTGCGGCGTAG
- a CDS encoding cysteine hydrolase family protein has product MANADTALLIIDMINRFDFPGGAALARASEPVSKRIAWLRSRFQAAGWPVVVVNDNFMDWKADFREICAVCSHDGMPGAAIARRLMPVPGDYFVLKPKHSAFHASPLDALLSSLEVDRLVITGIAADACVLATALDAHMREYALAVPRDCVAAISTARRDRALALLRENCKADTRGSRSIAP; this is encoded by the coding sequence ATGGCCAACGCCGATACCGCCCTGCTCATCATCGACATGATCAACCGCTTCGATTTCCCCGGCGGCGCAGCGCTTGCGCGCGCGTCGGAACCGGTATCGAAGCGGATCGCATGGCTGCGCAGCCGCTTCCAGGCCGCCGGTTGGCCGGTGGTGGTGGTCAACGACAACTTCATGGACTGGAAGGCGGACTTCCGCGAGATCTGCGCGGTGTGTTCGCACGACGGCATGCCCGGCGCCGCGATCGCGCGCCGGCTGATGCCGGTGCCGGGCGACTACTTCGTGCTCAAGCCGAAGCACTCGGCCTTCCATGCCAGCCCGCTCGATGCGCTGCTGTCGAGCCTCGAGGTGGACAGGCTGGTGATCACCGGCATCGCCGCCGACGCCTGCGTGCTCGCCACTGCGCTCGACGCGCACATGCGCGAATACGCGCTTGCGGTGCCGCGCGACTGCGTGGCCGCGATCAGCACCGCGCGGCGCGACCGGGCGCTGGCCCTGCTGCGCGAAAACTGCAAGGCCGACACCCGCGGATCACGCAGCATCGCACCCTGA
- a CDS encoding ABC transporter ATP-binding protein produces MLRWFEKRLDPFPPMPPAQPPRGLVAFCLHYTRGAGPWLALMGVLGALIAIAELGLYVYLGALVDRLGEHTPATFLAAEGPRLAWMALLVVVALPLLVLLDNMVQMQVLLGNFPMRIRWNVHRYLLRQSMGYFQDEFAGRIATKLMQTSLAVRETVIKLLDVGVYVGVYVVGAMLAAAAADWRLMLPFAGWLLGYALLMVYFVPRMERVSREQADARSDMTGRIVDSYTNIATVKLFSHSRREQAYAREAMDGFLGTVYRQMRLATRVGAGNYALNMALVFAVAGIGLWLWLGGIIGAGAVAVGIALALRLVGMSQWIMWELSALFENVGTVQDGINSISLPPTVDDAPGAPELPDVRGDIRFEGVGFHYGKGSGVIDRLDLDIRAGERIGVIGRSGAGKSTLVNLLLRFHDVESGRILVDGIDIASVQQDSLRARVGVVTQDTSLLHRSVRENILYGRPDAGEAEMLEAARQAEAHDFIRELSDSAGRRGYDAHVGERGVKLSGGQRQRIAIARVLLKDAPILVLDEATSALDSEVEAAIQGNLYRLMEGKTVIAIAHRLSTIAAMDRLIVMDQGAIVEQGTHAELVAAGGIYAQLWARQSGGFIDPGEQTAPVIADVEPARG; encoded by the coding sequence ATGCTGCGCTGGTTCGAAAAACGCCTCGACCCGTTCCCGCCGATGCCGCCCGCGCAGCCACCGCGCGGGCTGGTGGCGTTCTGCCTGCACTACACCCGCGGTGCCGGCCCCTGGCTCGCGCTGATGGGAGTGCTGGGCGCACTGATCGCGATCGCCGAGCTGGGCCTCTACGTATACCTGGGCGCGCTGGTGGACCGCCTCGGCGAACACACCCCGGCGACCTTCCTCGCGGCCGAAGGCCCGCGCCTGGCGTGGATGGCCCTGCTGGTGGTGGTCGCGCTGCCGCTGCTGGTGCTGCTCGACAACATGGTGCAGATGCAGGTGCTGCTCGGGAACTTCCCGATGCGCATCCGCTGGAACGTGCACCGCTACCTGCTGCGGCAGTCCATGGGCTACTTCCAGGACGAGTTCGCCGGGCGCATCGCCACCAAGCTGATGCAGACCTCGCTGGCGGTGCGCGAGACCGTCATCAAGCTGCTCGACGTGGGCGTCTACGTCGGGGTGTACGTGGTCGGCGCGATGCTGGCCGCGGCCGCTGCGGACTGGCGCCTGATGCTGCCGTTCGCCGGCTGGCTGCTGGGGTACGCACTGCTCATGGTGTACTTCGTGCCGCGCATGGAGCGCGTCTCGCGCGAGCAGGCCGATGCGCGCTCGGACATGACCGGGCGCATCGTCGACAGCTACACCAACATCGCCACGGTGAAGCTGTTCTCGCATTCGCGCCGCGAGCAGGCCTATGCGCGCGAGGCGATGGATGGCTTCCTCGGCACCGTGTACCGGCAGATGCGCCTGGCCACGCGCGTAGGTGCGGGCAACTATGCCCTCAACATGGCGCTGGTGTTCGCCGTGGCCGGCATCGGCCTGTGGCTGTGGCTGGGCGGCATCATCGGCGCCGGCGCGGTGGCGGTGGGCATCGCACTGGCCTTGCGGCTTGTAGGCATGAGCCAGTGGATCATGTGGGAGCTGTCGGCGCTGTTCGAGAACGTGGGCACGGTGCAGGACGGCATCAATTCGATCTCGCTGCCGCCGACGGTGGACGACGCACCCGGTGCACCGGAACTGCCCGATGTCCGCGGCGACATCCGCTTCGAGGGCGTGGGCTTCCACTACGGCAAGGGCTCCGGCGTGATCGACCGCCTGGACCTGGACATCCGCGCAGGCGAACGCATCGGCGTGATCGGCCGCTCCGGCGCCGGCAAGTCGACGCTGGTGAACCTGCTGCTGCGCTTCCACGACGTCGAATCGGGGCGGATCCTGGTCGACGGCATCGACATCGCCAGCGTGCAGCAGGATTCGCTGCGCGCCCGTGTCGGCGTGGTCACCCAGGACACCTCGCTGCTGCACCGCTCGGTGCGCGAGAACATCCTCTATGGCCGCCCCGACGCCGGCGAGGCGGAGATGCTGGAAGCCGCGCGCCAGGCCGAGGCGCATGACTTCATCCGCGAACTGTCGGACTCGGCTGGCCGTCGCGGCTACGACGCCCATGTCGGCGAGCGCGGGGTCAAGCTGTCGGGTGGCCAGCGCCAGCGCATCGCGATCGCGCGGGTACTGCTCAAGGACGCGCCGATCCTGGTGCTCGACGAAGCCACCTCGGCGCTGGACTCGGAAGTGGAAGCCGCGATCCAGGGCAACCTCTACCGGTTGATGGAAGGCAAGACCGTTATCGCGATCGCGCACCGGCTCTCGACCATCGCCGCGATGGACCGGCTGATCGTCATGGACCAGGGCGCGATCGTCGAACAGGGCACCCATGCCGAGCTGGTAGCTGCCGGCGGCATCTACGCGCAGCTGTGGGCGCGCCAGTCGGGTGGCTTCATCGATCCGGGCGAGCAGACCGCGCCGGTCATCGCCGACGTCGAGCCCGCGCGCGGCTAG
- the hutU gene encoding urocanate hydratase has protein sequence MTAASRHDPSRQVRAPRGTALSCRSWLTEAPFRMLQNNLDPEVAERPEDLVVYGGIGRAARDWACFDAILDTLKTLGDDETLLVQSGKPVGVFRTHADAPRVLIANSNLVPAWANWEHFNELDRKGLMMYGQMTAGSWIYIGSQGIVQGTYETFVEMGRQHYGGDLTGRWILTAGLGGMGGAQPLAASLAGACSLTVECQQSRIDFRLKTRYVDEQAHDLDDALARIAKYTAAGEAKSIALLGNAAEVLPELVKRGVRPDAVTDQTSAHDPVHGYLPIGWTVEQWLAEQTANPERVRDAAKKSMRVHVDAMLAFHAQGVPTVDYGNNIRQMAKDEGCANAFDFPGFVPAYVRPLFCRGIGPFRWVALSGDPEDIAKTDARVKELIPDDPHLHRWLDMAAERIAYQGLPARICWVGLGLRDRLGLAFNEMVRNGELKAPIVIGRDHLDSGSVASPNRETEAMADGSDAVSDWPLLNAMLNVAGGATWVSLHHGGGVGMGYSQHSGVVIVCDGSEAADRRIERVLWNDPGTGVMRHADAGYDIARQCAREQGLKLPMPGAD, from the coding sequence ATGACCGCAGCTTCCCGACACGATCCCTCCCGCCAGGTGCGCGCGCCGCGTGGTACCGCACTGAGCTGCCGTTCCTGGCTCACCGAAGCGCCGTTCCGCATGCTGCAGAACAACCTCGATCCCGAGGTCGCCGAGCGCCCGGAGGATCTCGTGGTCTACGGCGGCATCGGCCGCGCCGCGCGTGACTGGGCCTGCTTCGACGCCATCCTCGACACGCTGAAGACACTGGGCGACGACGAGACCCTGCTGGTGCAGTCGGGCAAGCCGGTCGGCGTGTTCCGCACCCACGCCGACGCGCCGCGGGTGCTGATCGCCAACTCCAACCTGGTGCCGGCGTGGGCGAACTGGGAGCACTTCAACGAGCTCGACCGCAAGGGCCTGATGATGTACGGGCAGATGACCGCGGGTTCGTGGATCTACATCGGTTCGCAGGGCATCGTGCAGGGCACCTACGAGACCTTTGTCGAGATGGGCCGCCAGCACTACGGCGGTGACCTCACGGGTCGCTGGATCCTCACCGCGGGGCTCGGCGGCATGGGTGGCGCGCAGCCCCTCGCCGCGTCGCTTGCCGGTGCCTGCAGCCTCACCGTCGAGTGCCAGCAGAGCCGCATCGATTTCCGCCTGAAGACCCGCTATGTCGACGAGCAGGCGCACGACCTTGACGATGCGCTGGCCCGCATCGCGAAATACACCGCCGCCGGCGAAGCGAAATCGATCGCGTTGCTCGGCAATGCCGCCGAGGTGCTGCCGGAACTGGTGAAGCGCGGGGTACGCCCGGATGCGGTGACCGACCAGACCAGCGCGCATGACCCGGTGCACGGCTACCTGCCGATCGGCTGGACGGTTGAACAGTGGCTGGCCGAGCAGACGGCCAACCCGGAGCGCGTGCGCGACGCGGCGAAGAAATCGATGCGCGTGCACGTGGACGCGATGCTCGCCTTCCATGCACAGGGCGTGCCGACGGTCGACTACGGCAACAACATCCGGCAGATGGCGAAGGACGAAGGCTGCGCCAATGCCTTCGATTTCCCCGGCTTCGTGCCCGCCTACGTGCGGCCGCTGTTCTGCCGCGGCATCGGCCCGTTCCGCTGGGTGGCGCTCTCCGGCGATCCGGAAGACATCGCGAAGACCGATGCCAGGGTCAAGGAGCTGATCCCCGACGATCCGCACCTGCACCGCTGGCTCGACATGGCCGCGGAGCGCATCGCCTACCAGGGGTTGCCGGCGCGCATCTGCTGGGTGGGCCTGGGCCTGCGTGACAGACTCGGGCTGGCCTTCAACGAGATGGTGCGCAACGGCGAGCTGAAGGCACCGATCGTGATCGGCCGCGACCATCTCGACAGCGGCAGCGTCGCCAGCCCCAATCGCGAGACCGAGGCGATGGCCGACGGTTCCGATGCGGTCAGCGACTGGCCGCTGTTGAACGCGATGCTCAATGTCGCCGGCGGCGCCACATGGGTGAGCCTGCACCACGGTGGCGGGGTCGGCATGGGCTATTCGCAGCATTCGGGCGTGGTGATCGTCTGCGATGGCAGCGAGGCCGCGGACCGCCGTATCGAGCGCGTGCTGTGGAACGATCCCGGCACCGGCGTGATGCGGCATGCCGATGCCGGCTATGACATCGCCAGGCAATGCGCACGCGAGCAGGGACTGAAGTTGCCGATGCCGGGTGCGGACTGA
- a CDS encoding ectonucleotide pyrophosphatase/phosphodiesterase: MTFRFLSAVLAACLLSACSTSPRTTPGDASDAPTLLLVSLDGVHPDMLGHGDTPRLDRLAREGVSGWMRPSYPALTFPNHYTLVTGLRPDRHGLIHNSMYDEDLGRFALKDRDAVGDGRWWGGEPLWVTAERAGLPTATMFWPGSEAPVQGVRPRRWFPYEEGLALEVRIGRVLGWLAEPAATRPRLATLYFEHPDHAGHGYGPDSPQLRSALREVDAAIGDLLDGIAAAGLQDRVNLVIVSDHGMAPVPPGQVVAVEDMVDPADAEPVSTGQVVGFRPRAGREAAADAALLGAHEHYDCWRREALPARWHYGRHPRVPPIVCQMHVGWDALPRAHIARRPDRTRGSHGYDPAAPGMRAVFIAHGPAFARGVELPGFDNIDVYPLLARVLGVAPAEHDGDAATLLPALHDGD; this comes from the coding sequence ATGACGTTCCGATTCCTGTCTGCAGTCCTCGCCGCCTGCCTGCTGTCCGCCTGCTCCACTTCGCCGCGCACCACCCCGGGTGACGCCAGCGACGCGCCCACCCTGCTGCTGGTGTCGCTGGATGGCGTGCATCCAGACATGCTGGGCCATGGCGACACACCGCGTCTCGACCGCCTTGCACGCGAAGGGGTGTCGGGGTGGATGCGCCCGTCCTACCCCGCGCTGACCTTCCCCAACCACTACACGCTGGTCACCGGGCTGCGCCCGGATCGCCACGGTCTGATCCACAACTCGATGTACGACGAGGACCTCGGCCGGTTCGCGCTGAAGGACCGCGACGCCGTCGGTGACGGCCGCTGGTGGGGCGGCGAACCGCTGTGGGTCACCGCCGAGCGTGCGGGCCTGCCGACCGCGACGATGTTCTGGCCGGGCAGCGAGGCGCCCGTGCAGGGCGTGCGCCCGCGTCGCTGGTTCCCGTACGAGGAGGGCCTGGCACTGGAGGTCCGCATCGGGCGCGTGCTCGGCTGGCTGGCCGAGCCTGCCGCCACCCGTCCGCGGCTGGCCACGCTGTATTTCGAACATCCCGATCACGCCGGGCACGGCTACGGCCCCGACTCGCCGCAACTGCGCTCCGCACTGCGCGAGGTGGACGCCGCGATCGGTGATCTGCTCGATGGCATCGCGGCGGCGGGCCTGCAGGACCGGGTCAACCTGGTCATCGTGTCCGACCATGGGATGGCGCCGGTGCCGCCGGGGCAGGTGGTCGCGGTCGAGGACATGGTGGATCCCGCCGACGCCGAACCGGTCAGCACCGGGCAGGTGGTGGGCTTCCGCCCGCGCGCCGGGCGCGAGGCCGCCGCCGATGCGGCATTGCTGGGTGCGCATGAGCACTACGACTGCTGGCGGCGCGAAGCGCTGCCGGCACGCTGGCACTATGGCCGGCACCCGCGCGTGCCGCCGATCGTGTGCCAGATGCACGTGGGCTGGGATGCGCTGCCGCGGGCGCATATCGCCAGGCGCCCGGACCGCACCCGCGGTTCGCACGGCTACGATCCGGCGGCACCCGGAATGCGCGCGGTCTTCATCGCCCACGGCCCGGCGTTCGCACGCGGCGTGGAATTGCCGGGCTTCGACAACATCGACGTGTACCCGCTGCTCGCCCGCGTGCTGGGGGTGGCACCGGCCGAACACGATGGCGACGCGGCGACGCTGCTGCCGGCCTTGCACGACGGCGATTGA
- a CDS encoding S9 family peptidase: protein MHPIRWLAVSGLVVASCMFAGVARAQVDLAPFVAEEKIGSLKLSPTGEYYAATVPMEGQYGLAVMRRSDHAITASFRFTKGTDIHDFWWVNPERVLIAVAETFGSRDDPLPTGELYAINADGSRRDLLVGWRVRGSYTGTRLTTGKREEQVAARLVDTLPGDDRHVLIRVAPLARDPITRLERMDVYSGRRTRVTSAPVSTAEYVTDNSGTVRFAYGANVDNVSRTYLRADDRSEWELINDERTSGGIVVPLGFSPDNATAYLRMEHRHGPDSVVAYDIASGERRELLRHDVVDPVPVYDDSGRVPVGVRFHGAQTRTAFFDEASPEARFQRSLEAVFEGQVVSVTSATTDGTSRLFQARSDVDPGSYFEFDSTRNNADFIFARSEAIDPERMGTMRGVELRARDGLPLHGFLTVPRGVEARALPLVVMPHGGPFGVFDAWGFDRDAQVLAAAGYAVLQVNFRGSGNYGRAFRMAGAREWGGAMQDDVTDATRWAIAQGIADPQRICIYGASYGAYAALMGTVREPELYRCAVGYVGVYDLPRLTGENRRQGRWARNWTGDWLGTDVTALAAASPNRLAAAITVPVFLAAGGEDLIAPIEHTHLMERALRRAGVPVETLYYPNEGHGFHTTEHRLEFYRRLLGFLHGHLGGQQAAP from the coding sequence ATGCATCCAATCAGATGGCTGGCCGTGAGCGGCCTGGTCGTGGCGTCCTGCATGTTCGCGGGCGTCGCCCGCGCGCAGGTGGACCTGGCGCCGTTCGTTGCCGAGGAGAAGATCGGCAGCCTCAAGCTGTCGCCGACGGGCGAGTACTACGCGGCAACCGTGCCGATGGAGGGGCAGTACGGGCTGGCGGTCATGCGCCGTTCCGACCATGCGATCACGGCGTCGTTCCGCTTCACCAAGGGCACCGACATCCACGACTTCTGGTGGGTGAATCCCGAGCGCGTGCTGATCGCGGTCGCGGAAACCTTCGGCAGCCGCGACGACCCGCTTCCCACCGGGGAGCTGTACGCGATCAACGCCGACGGTTCGCGGCGCGACCTGCTGGTCGGCTGGCGCGTGCGCGGCTCCTACACCGGCACCCGGCTGACCACAGGCAAGCGCGAGGAACAGGTGGCCGCGCGCCTGGTCGACACGTTGCCCGGGGACGACCGCCATGTGCTGATCCGGGTGGCCCCGCTGGCACGCGATCCGATCACTCGCCTCGAGCGCATGGACGTGTATTCCGGCCGCCGTACCCGGGTGACAAGCGCACCCGTCTCCACGGCCGAGTACGTGACCGACAACAGCGGCACCGTCCGCTTCGCCTACGGCGCCAACGTGGACAACGTGTCGCGCACCTACCTGCGCGCGGATGACCGCAGCGAGTGGGAACTGATCAACGACGAGCGCACCAGTGGCGGGATCGTCGTGCCGCTGGGTTTCTCGCCCGACAACGCCACCGCCTATCTGCGGATGGAGCACCGCCACGGTCCGGACAGCGTCGTCGCCTACGACATCGCCAGCGGCGAGCGCCGTGAGCTGCTGCGCCACGATGTGGTCGATCCGGTGCCGGTCTACGACGACTCCGGACGGGTGCCGGTTGGCGTCCGCTTCCACGGGGCGCAGACGCGGACCGCGTTCTTCGACGAGGCCTCGCCGGAGGCGCGCTTCCAGCGCAGCCTCGAGGCCGTGTTCGAGGGGCAGGTGGTGTCGGTGACCTCGGCGACGACGGACGGCACGAGCCGGTTGTTCCAGGCGCGCAGTGATGTCGACCCCGGCAGCTACTTCGAGTTCGACAGCACCCGCAACAACGCGGATTTCATTTTCGCGCGCAGCGAGGCGATCGATCCGGAACGCATGGGCACCATGCGCGGCGTCGAACTGCGCGCGCGGGACGGCTTGCCACTGCATGGTTTCCTGACCGTGCCGCGTGGCGTCGAGGCGCGCGCGCTGCCGCTGGTGGTGATGCCGCATGGCGGCCCCTTCGGGGTCTTCGACGCCTGGGGCTTCGATCGCGATGCCCAGGTGCTGGCCGCGGCCGGCTATGCGGTGCTGCAGGTGAACTTCCGCGGCTCCGGCAACTACGGTCGCGCGTTCCGCATGGCCGGCGCCCGCGAGTGGGGCGGGGCGATGCAGGACGATGTCACCGACGCGACCCGCTGGGCGATCGCGCAGGGCATCGCCGATCCGCAGCGCATCTGCATCTATGGCGCGAGTTACGGTGCGTATGCGGCGCTGATGGGCACGGTGCGCGAGCCCGAGCTCTATCGCTGTGCGGTCGGCTACGTGGGCGTCTACGACCTGCCGCGCCTGACCGGGGAGAACCGTCGCCAGGGCCGCTGGGCGCGCAACTGGACCGGCGACTGGCTCGGCACCGACGTGACGGCACTGGCAGCCGCGTCGCCCAACCGGCTGGCGGCCGCGATCACGGTGCCGGTGTTCCTGGCCGCGGGCGGCGAGGACCTCATCGCTCCGATCGAGCACACCCATCTGATGGAGCGCGCACTGCGGCGTGCAGGCGTGCCGGTGGAGACGCTGTACTACCCGAACGAAGGCCACGGCTTCCATACCACCGAGCACCGGCTGGAGTTCTATCGCCGCCTGCTGGGCTTCCTGCACGGGCATCTCGGCGGGCAACAGGCCGCACCCTGA
- a CDS encoding MgtC/SapB family protein, translated as MSVFDEIGRALADEFAIPDAGDMTVMIARLVVAAVLGGIIGWEREQKGRAAGLKTHILVSIGSALFVLAPLTHGISADEVTRVMQGIVSGIGFLGAGAILKLDKGERIEGLTTAAGIWMTAAIGMAAGMGQEWVAIITTLVAFIVVALLPKLSGQSQREPHSSISGHDK; from the coding sequence ATGAGCGTGTTCGACGAGATCGGCCGTGCGCTGGCCGACGAGTTCGCAATCCCCGATGCCGGCGACATGACGGTCATGATCGCGCGCCTGGTGGTTGCCGCGGTGCTGGGCGGCATCATCGGCTGGGAGCGTGAGCAGAAGGGGCGCGCCGCGGGGCTCAAGACCCATATCCTGGTGTCGATCGGGTCCGCCCTCTTCGTGCTGGCACCGCTGACCCACGGAATCTCGGCTGACGAAGTGACCCGCGTGATGCAGGGCATCGTGTCGGGCATCGGCTTCCTTGGCGCGGGCGCGATCCTCAAACTCGACAAGGGCGAGCGCATCGAGGGCCTGACCACCGCCGCCGGCATCTGGATGACCGCCGCGATCGGCATGGCCGCGGGCATGGGCCAGGAATGGGTGGCGATCATCACCACCCTGGTGGCGTTCATCGTGGTGGCGCTGCTGCCCAAGCTGTCCGGCCAGAGCCAACGGGAGCCGCATTCGTCCATCAGCGGCCACGACAAGTAG
- a CDS encoding ThuA domain-containing protein, whose product MQVDTAALLDFLPRINAATGIDAGVALAAAACLTRSGDTRTRLAEAEPLISGGAFGARQAHLFLGLGLLRRRTESQPEQAGDKHQSLHGSPRTTCVASTIRARGQARMRMRKRVQEGVTVCIRGRSSKGAGLLASLLALLTAFAAGCASAPPVAQANAPEPPRMLVFTRTGGYRHESIADAVRTLRALGAAEGLAVEHTEDPRFFNADTLARYRVVVFANTTGPLLDSSQRVAFEHWLREGGGFLGLHSAADTAYDWPFYGQLVGAWFASHPPGLQRARVRFEHAGTDATLGPWWITDELYNFRRNPRRDVTVIATLTARTDGGGMGDDHPIAWCHDRLGGRAWYTGLGHDAALYRDPVFHALLRSGLRYVLGGDARCDEVSSAPATMAR is encoded by the coding sequence GTGCAGGTCGACACCGCCGCTCTGCTCGATTTCCTGCCGCGTATAAACGCGGCCACCGGCATTGACGCAGGCGTCGCGCTCGCCGCGGCTGCGTGCCTCACGCGAAGCGGTGATACGCGAACCCGTCTCGCGGAGGCAGAACCGCTCATCAGCGGCGGCGCGTTCGGCGCGCGTCAGGCGCACCTCTTCCTCGGGCTCGGCCTGCTGCGCCGACGCACCGAAAGCCAGCCCGAGCAGGCCGGCGACAAGCATCAATCGCTTCATGGATCACCTCGCACGACATGTGTAGCCTCGACGATACGCGCCCGCGGGCAGGCACGCATGCGGATGCGGAAGCGGGTTCAGGAGGGCGTCACTGTGTGCATCCGCGGTCGATCATCGAAAGGCGCGGGCCTGCTCGCGTCGTTGCTGGCCCTGCTGACCGCCTTCGCCGCCGGCTGTGCTTCGGCGCCGCCCGTCGCACAGGCGAACGCACCGGAACCGCCACGGATGCTGGTGTTCACCCGCACCGGGGGTTACCGCCACGAGTCGATCGCCGATGCGGTGCGGACGCTGCGCGCCCTGGGCGCTGCCGAGGGACTGGCAGTCGAGCACACCGAAGATCCCCGGTTCTTCAACGCGGACACGCTGGCGCGCTACCGCGTGGTCGTGTTCGCCAACACCACCGGTCCCTTGCTCGATTCCAGCCAGCGCGTCGCCTTCGAACACTGGCTGCGCGAGGGCGGCGGCTTTCTCGGCCTGCACTCGGCTGCCGACACCGCGTACGACTGGCCGTTCTACGGCCAGCTGGTCGGCGCCTGGTTCGCCAGCCATCCACCGGGATTGCAGCGCGCGCGGGTCCGGTTCGAACACGCGGGCACCGACGCCACGCTGGGCCCGTGGTGGATCACCGACGAGCTCTACAATTTCCGCCGCAATCCGCGCCGCGACGTGACCGTGATCGCGACGCTGACGGCGCGCACGGACGGCGGCGGCATGGGTGACGACCACCCCATCGCCTGGTGCCACGACCGCTTGGGTGGCCGCGCCTGGTACACCGGCCTGGGCCACGATGCGGCGCTGTATCGCGACCCGGTCTTCCACGCGCTGCTGCGCAGCGGCCTGCGCTATGTACTGGGCGGCGATGCGCGCTGCGACGAAGTGTCATCGGCCCCGGCTACCATGGCGCGATGA